Sequence from the Maribacter aquivivus genome:
CAATCGCTATTAGAGTAAGAGGTAATACTTCTATTGGTGCAAGTAGCGGTCCATTAGTAGTTGTTGATGGTTTCGTTGGTGCAACAATGCCACAACCAAATGATATTGAATCTATTGAAGTATTAAAAGATGCTTCTGCAACCGCTATTTACGGTTCTAGAGGTTCTGGTGGTGTTGTATTGGTTACTACTAAAAAAGGTAGAACCGGTAAAATTTCTGTTGAAGTAAACACTGCTTATTCTGTTCAAAGTACTGCTAACAGATTAGATTTATTAAATGCAGATGAATTTGCTAGATACCAACAAATTATAAACCCTGCTTACGAGCAAGGGCCAGCAAATACTGACTGGCAAGATGTTATTTACAAAACAGGTAGCACAGCTAACCACCAATTTTCTTTCTCTGGTGGTAGCGAAAACATTAATTTCTATGCTTCCGCAAACTATTTCAAGCAAGAAGGTATTGTTACCAATTCTGATTTCGAAAAAATGACTTTCTTATCTAATATTGATGCTCAGGTAACTGACAAGTTAAAATTAGGTATGAATCTTTTTGGTAGTAGAGATACTAAAAATGGTGTACTTACACAATCAACTGGTGAAACTGCTAATGGTGGTGGTGATGATGTTATTTCATTAGCATTTAGATTTGCTCCAGATAGAGGTATATATGATGAAGATGGTAATTTCACTCAAAACTCTGTTGGTGATGGTGTTGAAAACCCATGGGCTATTGCAAATGAATTGGTGAACGAAACTAAAGTCGATAGATATAGAACAAATTTCTATGCGAATTATGACATTTTAGATAACCTTGCTTTTAAAACAACATTTGGTTACAGTACGCTTAATGAAACTGTTGGTTCTTTTAAGCCACAAACTTTTCAACTTTCAACAGGTTTTGCAAGCTTAGCAAATAGAAGAACAACAAACCTTTTAAGTGAAAACTATTTAACCTATAATGCTGAAATAGGAAAAGGTAATTTAACTTTATTAGGAGGTTACTCTTACCAAAAAACTAATACAATTAGATTCTCTGCACTTACGCAAGAACTTCTTTCTGATGATTTCTTATTTTACAATTTAGCGGCTGGTGAAGTTCAAACACGTAGGGTTACTTCATCTTTTTCAGAATCTGAAATTCAATCACAATTTGGTAGATTGAACTATGATTACGATGATAAATATTTATTGACTGCAACGGTAAGACGTGATGGTGCATCTAACTTCGCAGAAAACGAAAAGTACGCTATTTTCCCTTCTGGTGCTATTGGCTGGAAAGTTTCAAATGAAGACTTCTTGAAAAATAGCGAAACTATTTCTAACTTAAAGTTAAGAGCTAGTTACGGTGTAACTGGTAACCAAGCAATTTCTCCTTACCAATCTTTAGCAGAATTGGCAGTAACACCTGCAACTGCTATTGAAACAGCTCCTTCTGTATCTGTTGCCCAAGAAGCTAACCCAGATTTAAAATGGGAATCTTCTTACCAAACAAACATTGGGGTTGATTTAGGCTTATTAAGCAATAAAATTTCTCTTTCTCTTGATTACTATAACATTGATACGAAAGATCTTTTATTAGAAACAGCAACTTCACCTGCTTATAGTGGTGCTGTTGATTTAGAAGTGTTCTCTAATGTTGGAGAAATCAACAATAAAGGTTTTGAAGTTACTTTAAGTACTAGAAACATCAGTAAAGAAAACTTTAGCTGGACTACAGATTTTAACATAGCTACTAATAAAAATGAAGTTATAGCACTAAACAA
This genomic interval carries:
- a CDS encoding SusC/RagA family TonB-linked outer membrane protein — protein: MNLKTKLGLVMMLLFNISLFAQDGYNLTGTVTDETSMPVPGANVVIQNTTTGTSTDFDGNFSITVSNGDVLEFSSIGYATKAVNITGQQTLNVVLAEDASQLEEVVVVGYGSQKKSDITGSVSSVKSEELNAFPLASAEQALQGRAAGVVVQSNNGGEPGAPIAIRVRGNTSIGASSGPLVVVDGFVGATMPQPNDIESIEVLKDASATAIYGSRGSGGVVLVTTKKGRTGKISVEVNTAYSVQSTANRLDLLNADEFARYQQIINPAYEQGPANTDWQDVIYKTGSTANHQFSFSGGSENINFYASANYFKQEGIVTNSDFEKMTFLSNIDAQVTDKLKLGMNLFGSRDTKNGVLTQSTGETANGGGDDVISLAFRFAPDRGIYDEDGNFTQNSVGDGVENPWAIANELVNETKVDRYRTNFYANYDILDNLAFKTTFGYSTLNETVGSFKPQTFQLSTGFASLANRRTTNLLSENYLTYNAEIGKGNLTLLGGYSYQKTNTIRFSALTQELLSDDFLFYNLAAGEVQTRRVTSSFSESEIQSQFGRLNYDYDDKYLLTATVRRDGASNFAENEKYAIFPSGAIGWKVSNEDFLKNSETISNLKLRASYGVTGNQAISPYQSLAELAVTPATAIETAPSVSVAQEANPDLKWESSYQTNIGVDLGLLSNKISLSLDYYNIDTKDLLLETATSPAYSGAVDLEVFSNVGEINNKGFEVTLSTRNISKENFSWTTDFNIATNKNEVIALNNGDIIDSAAPGYFSGKDTYILREGEAIGLFWGLDYQGVYQGGDLPAGTALKGGFSEAGDPLFRDVDGSGEIDTGDQTIMGDPNPDFTFGFTNNFRYKNLDLNIFFQGSQGGDILNLTNVQLFNGDSNTISEAFNAWSPTNTDSNIPSNKIRDREISSRFVEDGSYIRLKNIALGYTFPIDIVEKLGMDNLRISVSAQNLLTFTNYSGLDPEVSYFGSGGGSTGSGNVVQGHDFGNYPTVRSVNFALNLKF